The following proteins come from a genomic window of Candidatus Zixiibacteriota bacterium:
- a CDS encoding IPT/TIG domain-containing protein, which translates to MFIRLRTLLIAGLMTVLLSLACGDDDEPTGPDTGASLFDSITPTSGKVGDTVTIYGRDFETTAGPLSLRIGYGSIAPIFSSDSLLRFRVPGGATTARPVLTHGSANSAAREVFTVRWQHVSPGPSTRHINDIVRFADYFVIVGDDGLAMAGSAGAWADRSRGTTTHYAAVAFGDRVVASYGVSQVRTFQPEGLVDTVIDFSTSSIGGYLLAASADAAVAVPRQGGFVLTSADGLAWQKVDLPDTVAPAVFVHTDRFVIYSGGPEIWVSTDGLNWSGEFCNLTAPALRAACWTGQLLMIVKPSAVMYSYDSQNFSEATPRDFPNADFLGVSWTGDIFLVHTDDGLIWSTGGPQWARHAEFPAVPTTVPKIACDDRVCIAAGGFGNGYMIWWLTTGQPQP; encoded by the coding sequence ATGTTTATCCGCTTACGCACACTTCTCATAGCCGGCTTGATGACAGTGCTGTTATCGCTGGCGTGTGGCGATGATGACGAGCCGACCGGGCCCGACACCGGCGCCAGCCTTTTCGACTCGATCACCCCAACATCGGGTAAGGTAGGCGATACCGTAACAATATACGGGCGTGACTTCGAGACCACGGCCGGCCCCCTGTCGCTTCGCATCGGCTACGGCTCTATCGCACCGATCTTCAGCAGCGATTCTCTGCTCAGGTTCCGGGTTCCGGGCGGCGCTACCACGGCGCGGCCGGTGTTGACACACGGGTCAGCCAATAGCGCGGCGCGTGAAGTATTCACGGTCCGGTGGCAGCACGTCTCCCCCGGACCGTCGACGAGACACATCAACGATATCGTCCGCTTCGCGGATTACTTCGTAATTGTCGGCGATGACGGGCTGGCCATGGCCGGTTCGGCCGGGGCCTGGGCCGACAGGAGCCGCGGTACTACGACGCACTATGCGGCAGTCGCCTTCGGTGACCGGGTTGTCGCGTCATACGGTGTTTCGCAGGTGCGGACGTTTCAACCGGAGGGTCTTGTCGATACGGTCATAGACTTCTCGACATCGTCGATCGGCGGTTATCTGCTGGCAGCGTCGGCCGACGCCGCTGTCGCAGTGCCCCGGCAGGGCGGGTTTGTCCTTACGTCGGCCGACGGTCTCGCGTGGCAGAAGGTTGACCTCCCCGACACGGTCGCTCCGGCCGTGTTTGTTCACACCGATCGTTTCGTCATTTATTCCGGCGGCCCGGAGATCTGGGTCTCGACCGACGGTCTCAATTGGTCCGGCGAATTCTGCAATCTGACCGCGCCGGCTCTTCGCGCGGCCTGTTGGACCGGCCAGCTGTTGATGATCGTCAAGCCGAGCGCGGTGATGTATTCGTATGACTCGCAGAATTTCTCCGAAGCTACTCCGCGCGATTTCCCGAATGCCGACTTCCTGGGCGTGAGCTGGACCGGCGACATCTTTCTCGTCCATACCGACGACGGCCTGATCTGGTCGACCGGCGGTCCGCAGTGGGCCCGGCATGCCGAGTTCCCCGCGGTGCCGACGACGGTGCCGAAAATTGCGTGCGACGACCGGGTGTGTATTGCGGCGGGCGGGTTCGGTAACGGCTACATGATCTGGTGGCTGACCACCGGCCAGCCCCAGCCGTAG
- a CDS encoding PEP-CTERM sorting domain-containing protein, with product MKHALRALIAGMIILLVGPGSDIVAFPLTTIDFDDLSDGTLVSDQYAALGITFAGYDIFGSRDIRSGYFGGPSGTIVLDSYCNGGGYIQATFTGPVDFVSVDFQLFEGDDPLTLELYNAAGEIVVSRTVFGLDDQWYTLTARSAAQDVAFARFYGFGDDGVNAVYNDNISFGNSAVIPEPATFGLVGLGLLSLAVVRRQHRR from the coding sequence ATGAAACACGCGCTGCGCGCACTCATCGCCGGAATGATCATCCTCCTCGTTGGCCCGGGTTCGGACATCGTCGCATTTCCACTGACAACTATCGACTTTGATGATCTTTCCGACGGAACGTTGGTCAGTGACCAGTATGCCGCGCTCGGTATCACGTTTGCCGGATATGACATATTCGGCTCACGCGATATACGATCGGGCTATTTCGGAGGACCGTCGGGCACAATCGTGCTCGATTCGTATTGTAACGGCGGGGGGTATATCCAGGCCACGTTTACCGGACCGGTCGACTTCGTGTCAGTCGACTTCCAGCTCTTCGAGGGCGATGATCCGTTGACACTCGAACTGTACAATGCGGCCGGGGAAATCGTAGTCAGCCGGACGGTTTTCGGGCTCGATGATCAGTGGTACACGCTGACGGCGCGATCTGCCGCCCAGGACGTAGCCTTCGCCCGATTCTATGGATTCGGCGACGACGGAGTAAACGCCGTGTACAACGACAACATCTCATTCGGAAACTCTGCCGTCATACCGGAGCCCGCCACATTTGGACTGGTCGGCCTGGGGTTGTTGTCGCTCGCCGTAGTACGACGGCAGCATCGGCGATAG
- a CDS encoding cation:proton antiporter: protein MSEHIIIGLGSIIVLGILAQWLAWRLHLPAILLLLLTGFFAGPVFGLLHPDELFGDILFPIVSMSVAVILFEGGLSLHFQEVRKVGAVVTSLITIGALVTWVLSSFAAHLIVGLPLGPSLLIGAVLVVTGPTVIIPLLRQVRPLGRIGSVVKWEGIVNDPIGAIIAVIVFEVILEGGLREGIGIVIPAVLKAVFFGGGLGLFGAAIMVLLLRRYWVPDFLQNPISLVLVLLVFIAANAIQTESGLLAVTVMGIALANQRFVSVKHILEFKENLRVLLIAGLFVILSARLPIAELAPGSLANWVFVVVLIVLVRPVSVAAATFRSKLSRAEKLFVGWMAPRGIVAAAVTSVFVLRLSDAGHPQFEPLVPLIFQVIVGTVAVYGITAGPVARRLKISQPDPQGVLIAGAHAWARELGKLLNDLGIQAALVDSNWNNVTAARNLGLRAHYGSILAEDVLNELQLDGIGRLIAVTSNDEVNSLAALHFVELFGRSEVYQLPPSSTARKDRRNELPRHLRGRLLFTSEATYAVLSGRFQRGAVVKRTSITDEFNMDRLRSIYGSTVIPLFIVTSSGVLQMYTLDGKLAPRPGDTLVSIVDPRPEE from the coding sequence ATGTCCGAACACATAATCATCGGTCTTGGCAGCATAATCGTGCTGGGCATTCTGGCCCAGTGGCTGGCCTGGCGTCTGCACCTGCCTGCCATTCTCTTGCTCCTGCTGACCGGGTTTTTCGCCGGACCTGTGTTTGGCCTGTTGCATCCCGACGAGTTGTTCGGCGACATACTTTTCCCGATTGTTTCCATGTCGGTAGCGGTCATTCTGTTCGAAGGTGGGCTCAGTCTTCATTTTCAGGAGGTTCGCAAGGTCGGCGCGGTGGTGACGAGCCTTATTACGATCGGCGCCCTGGTGACGTGGGTACTGTCCAGCTTTGCAGCGCACTTGATCGTGGGCTTGCCGCTGGGCCCGTCGCTGCTTATCGGTGCCGTCCTGGTGGTGACTGGGCCAACCGTCATCATTCCGCTTCTTCGTCAGGTGCGCCCGCTCGGGCGGATCGGATCGGTCGTCAAATGGGAAGGTATTGTCAACGACCCGATCGGAGCCATTATCGCCGTTATCGTGTTCGAGGTCATACTTGAAGGCGGTCTTCGCGAAGGTATCGGCATTGTCATCCCGGCGGTTTTGAAGGCCGTCTTTTTCGGGGGCGGACTCGGACTGTTCGGCGCCGCCATCATGGTACTGCTCCTGCGGCGTTATTGGGTTCCGGATTTCCTTCAAAACCCGATTTCCCTGGTACTGGTCCTGCTGGTTTTTATAGCTGCCAACGCCATCCAGACCGAATCCGGGCTGCTGGCCGTGACCGTTATGGGCATCGCACTGGCAAACCAGCGGTTCGTCTCTGTCAAGCACATCCTTGAGTTCAAAGAAAACCTCCGCGTGCTGCTGATAGCGGGACTGTTTGTTATCCTGTCGGCCCGGCTGCCGATTGCGGAACTGGCTCCCGGAAGTCTCGCCAACTGGGTATTTGTCGTGGTGCTGATTGTTCTCGTGCGACCGGTTTCCGTGGCGGCGGCGACCTTTCGTTCGAAGCTGTCGCGTGCTGAGAAACTGTTTGTAGGCTGGATGGCTCCGCGCGGGATCGTGGCAGCCGCCGTGACGTCAGTGTTCGTGCTGCGCCTCAGCGATGCCGGTCATCCGCAATTCGAGCCGCTGGTGCCGTTGATCTTTCAAGTCATCGTCGGCACGGTCGCCGTCTATGGTATCACGGCCGGCCCGGTTGCCCGGCGGCTGAAGATATCGCAGCCCGATCCTCAGGGAGTCCTGATCGCGGGGGCGCACGCCTGGGCACGCGAACTGGGCAAATTGCTCAATGACCTCGGTATTCAGGCGGCCCTGGTCGACTCAAACTGGAACAACGTGACCGCGGCGCGCAATCTGGGCCTGCGTGCGCATTACGGCAGTATTCTGGCTGAAGATGTCCTCAACGAACTCCAGCTTGATGGTATAGGTCGGCTCATTGCCGTGACGTCCAACGACGAAGTCAATTCGCTTGCCGCCCTGCATTTCGTGGAGTTGTTCGGACGATCCGAAGTCTATCAACTGCCGCCGAGCAGTACTGCCAGAAAAGACAGGCGCAACGAGCTGCCTCGCCACCTGCGCGGTCGTCTTCTCTTTACCAGCGAGGCGACCTATGCGGTTCTGTCGGGACGATTCCAGCGCGGAGCCGTGGTCAAACGAACATCCATCACCGACGAGTTTAATATGGATCGTCTGCGTTCGATATACGGCTCCACTGTGATTCCGTTGTTCATAGTTACATCTTCGGGCGTCCTGCAGATGTATACGCTTGACGGCAAACTGGCGCCGCGCCCGGGCGATACGCTCGTCAGCATAGTGGACCCCCGGCCCGAAGAGTAA
- a CDS encoding C25 family cysteine peptidase, producing the protein MKTKLVIVALFAAVCLSNAQVLALGRLLIITNEEMKPAFEHYSEWKSLFGIPADIVTVEYIQTSYAGDSLQVKIRECLRDYHNNHQSDWAILGGDIDIIPHMIVNSLRAHPAGDTYYTNLDGDWNANGNDLFGEPPGYGDQTDYEPDIFVARIPCVDSTQAATVIRKLVEYQSCPADTNYQNEVLLMGTRVIVSIDKSEDFYHPVETEYFLDTLIPHLPANLNRTRLFEEASQTVKTELSAGYGLIVNNSQAQWAGNFLTHWTTTPWHRDAIEFPFMADSMMNTGKYSVFFNSTCLNNCLSSTAAIGRHFMLNPNGGGVAYIGSSNLDWLAASYPDFCYDMMDLMFEDGYEIGKAFALAKAALTPSDAWLDNYRRFAYHAYMLLGDPQLSVFSDVPKTLRSSLSIPLTPGQMTFVVAVISDSGESVAGATVCLTQDSTVYVTRQTDGLGIATFSDVLFEHEGLATIGMMKSGYLMHLDSVFVGACCLGVRGNVNGDQQDICDLADLMFLVNYLLQGGAAPECFDEADLNADGSIDLSDEIYLTNYLFLGGQVPYDCQ; encoded by the coding sequence ATGAAAACGAAACTTGTGATAGTAGCGCTGTTTGCAGCCGTGTGCCTGTCGAACGCTCAGGTACTCGCCCTCGGGCGACTACTAATCATCACGAACGAAGAGATGAAGCCTGCGTTCGAGCACTATTCAGAATGGAAGTCGCTGTTCGGCATCCCTGCCGATATCGTCACGGTCGAATACATCCAGACATCGTACGCCGGGGACAGCCTTCAAGTGAAGATCAGAGAGTGCCTGCGTGACTACCACAACAACCACCAGTCGGACTGGGCTATCCTCGGCGGAGATATCGACATTATCCCTCACATGATCGTTAATTCTCTCAGGGCGCATCCCGCCGGTGACACGTACTATACCAATCTGGACGGCGACTGGAACGCTAACGGCAACGATCTTTTCGGAGAACCCCCGGGATACGGCGACCAGACGGACTATGAGCCGGATATTTTCGTCGCGCGCATCCCGTGTGTGGACAGCACCCAGGCAGCGACCGTTATTCGGAAGCTGGTCGAATACCAGTCCTGCCCGGCCGACACCAACTACCAGAATGAGGTGCTTCTGATGGGAACTCGCGTGATCGTGTCGATAGACAAGTCCGAAGACTTCTATCACCCGGTCGAAACAGAATATTTTCTGGACACCCTCATCCCCCATCTCCCAGCGAATCTCAACAGAACAAGACTCTTCGAAGAGGCGTCACAGACCGTGAAGACGGAGTTGAGCGCCGGGTATGGCTTGATCGTCAACAACAGCCAGGCTCAATGGGCGGGCAACTTCCTCACGCACTGGACTACCACCCCGTGGCATCGAGACGCCATTGAGTTCCCGTTTATGGCAGACTCCATGATGAACACTGGGAAATACAGCGTGTTTTTCAACTCGACCTGCCTCAACAACTGCCTCTCCTCAACCGCTGCCATCGGCCGGCATTTTATGCTGAACCCGAATGGCGGCGGCGTTGCTTACATCGGGTCAAGCAATCTGGACTGGTTGGCCGCCAGCTACCCGGATTTCTGTTACGACATGATGGACTTGATGTTCGAGGACGGGTACGAAATCGGCAAAGCGTTCGCACTGGCAAAAGCTGCGCTGACACCCTCAGATGCCTGGCTTGACAACTACCGTCGGTTCGCCTACCACGCCTATATGCTGCTTGGAGATCCCCAGCTCAGCGTGTTCTCTGATGTCCCAAAAACACTGCGCAGCTCGCTCTCGATTCCACTTACGCCCGGCCAGATGACCTTTGTCGTGGCCGTGATATCGGACTCGGGCGAATCGGTGGCTGGCGCAACCGTATGCCTGACCCAGGACAGCACGGTATATGTAACCAGGCAGACCGATGGACTCGGGATCGCTACCTTCAGCGATGTTCTCTTTGAACATGAAGGACTTGCGACAATCGGCATGATGAAGAGCGGCTACCTGATGCATCTCGATTCCGTGTTCGTAGGCGCCTGCTGTCTTGGTGTCCGGGGCAATGTAAACGGCGACCAACAGGATATCTGCGATCTAGCAGACCTTATGTTCCTTGTCAACTACCTCTTGCAAGGCGGGGCCGCACCTGAATGCTTTGACGAAGCAGATCTCAACGCCGACGGTTCCATTGATTTGAGTGACGAGATTTACCTCACGAATTATTTGTTCCTGGGTGGTCAGGTACCTTACGATTGCCAGTAA